CTTGGGACCTTTacaaaggcactaatcccattcgggAGGGCTCTACTCTCACAACCGCATTGAAACCTAATTTCCTCCCAGAGGCCCCgcctcttaataccatcacactggggaataggtttcaacagatgaattttgaggggacacaaacattcagtccatacaTTGAGTAACTTTTCCCAACATGGAGTCATCAAACCTGTAGCCAATTTCTTCAGAATAATGCTTATATCAATGTCCTTTTCCATTCCCATGTCCACCACCACTGAAGCCCTGTCACCATTTTACTCCTTATTTTTCTGGTAGAAGTTTAATTGATTCCTCTGCTCCAGTGTTCTCCTCACTCCAAATAGTCCGCCAAACAGCACTGCCAGCTCTGCTTGAGCATTTCCCCTTCCCACTTCACTCTGTTGTTTTTTAGGTGTAAATGTCAGAAGCCTTaccccagcctccctctccaGCAGACTTCTAATCTCTTACCCAAATCCTCCCTATGTTACTACTATTTGTACTACCGTAATAAATTtccacaaacttaatggcttaaaccAGCACAGATTTATcaccttacagttctggaggtcagaggtccaACACAGTTCTCACCGGGCTAAAAGCAGGGtgcgttccttctggaggctctaggagagaatgtTTCCTTGCCGTTTCTACCCGTATCCCTCGGCTTTTGCCCTCCGCTTCATCTTCACCGCCAGCAAGCTTGCATCTCTCTGAACGTTCTGCGGTTACATCCCCTTCTGACTCTAAAAGCAGCTGGGAAGCGTTCTCTTTTAAGGAcccatgtgattagattgggcccacctggataatccaggctactCTTCCCATGGCCTCCTCTCAGGATCCTCTTTTCCCATCACACTCAGGTATTACGTTGATGTGACGCTCACCTTGGGTAATGTTTCCTCTTGTGAGCAATGTAAGAGTTGAGACACTTAAGAAtagctttcttgtttttctcccttAGTCTTTCCACATTCGTTACACCTGGTGAGATTATATGACTTCTGTTTATTTGCAGCCGAACACTGATCTTTTTTAAAGGATCACGTGTTTAAAAGGCTAATAGACAAGTTATTAGAAGGTATAAATCCTCTTAGATTTTTGTCCTAAAATATCTgtagtcccttttgccatgtacaGGAACATTTTCACAGCTGGCCACcttgtggaggagggaggggcctcaTTTTGCCCACCATACTCCCCTCATTCACATCAATGTGCAGATCTTCTAACCGAGCCACCTATACTCCCACCTCTGctcacttcctcctcctttccactGGCCATCTCACTCCCACCACTTCCTTTGTTCACACCCATATCAGGATTTCATGATCaaatcttctctaagtggaactTGTATCCTGCGTCTCATGTCTGATCACTGTTCTCATTACATATgcacacaatcacacacatacATCCCCTAcccatctctttattttcctAGAATCTCCTAGAGGAATCAGTTccatcatgatgatgatgatgatattgacAATGATTGCAGGGGCCTCTCAAGGACTCTGATAAGGAGGGAATCATTTTAAGGCTGCCACAGAAACAGGCTTAACTGCTATAGTGTTTAATGGAATCAACTAAtaattcagcattttaaaaaatttttatatcacTGTATTTAAGATCTTAATGTGAATTTTCTTTAGCCACTAACCAAGATTTTACTTTAGGACAAAACTCTAAGAGGATTTCTATCTTCCAACTAATCGTCTGCTAGCCTTTTAAACACgtgatcctttaaaaaatgattagtgCTGGGCGGCGTATAAACAGGGGCCATATGATCTCACCAGATGTAACGAATGTGGAAAGactaaggaagaaaacaaaaagccattCTTAAGTGTCTTGTACCTTACATTGCTCACAGGAGAAAACATTACCCAAGGTAAGTGACACATCAACGTAAGGCCTGAGCGTGATGGGAAAGCTGATTTCCGCGATCATACAGTTATGCCGCTAATTTGTTAGGTGCTAAAACAATTTCCTCATTGTACTTGTTCCTAATAAGTATGGAACAGTTTAGTCTCTACAAAAAGCAGGCTAAACATTTTCCCCTGCTGCCGGATCTCTGGGTTGAATGTCCGCATAAGAAGGACATgtagtcccttttgccatgtacaGGAACATTTTCACAGCTGGCCACcttgtggaggagggaggggcctcaTTCATACAGAAACTCTTCCTGAGAAATAATAAGCTTTTAGAGGGCATAACTGCTGTTGCCCCAGTGGAGGGCTAGAGTAGGGTTGGAGGGAACCATTAGAAATACAGTAGGTCTGAGTTGAGGTACTGCTGCCCTGACAGCCAAAGATATCATTGATATCTTTAAggatagacattttcccaaaagtTCAATGAGTGAGGGAGTATGTGAACAATAAGTAGATTGTTAAGACACAGCTGCATGTAGTTAGCACCACAAGTCAATTATACTGTGTTTTGATATTTGGAAAATAAGTATCCCATTTTTCTTTGAAAGCGCAGTAGTAGTCATAGAAATGATAAAGAAAGAGCCATCTTGGAGATAAACAATAGAATAAGCAATTCTAAATCTGTTGGATTCCTTGACAATATGCAGGAAATGAGCTGTTAATGCAGGGCTTACACCTGCAACGTATAAAACTAGTTTTTTCAGCAGACAAAGGGAACAAAGTCAAGATTCCTGATCTTGAAAGGTTTACTATATGGCAGGAAAGATCAGAAAAGTACATCTAGCCAAATATGAATAAATGCAATAAAAGTATTATGAAGTGTGAATGGagcacagaagaaagaaattccTTTCACCTGGGTTCTGGAGAGCCTTTTCTGGAAAAGAGATGGCCAAAGAAATGGGTGGAATTTGGGCAGAACAGGATGTAAGGAAgtgaatttaaaaactgattctaaaattcatataaaaatgcaaaggacCCCAAGTACCCAGAACAACtttgaataagaaaaatgaagttggaggacttacactatctgattttaagactttttgaagctacagtaatctagaagTATGATAGTGGTGTAAAACTGGCAAAtaaaacaatggaacagaatagaatgtCCAGAACTAAACCAACACATATACGGACAACTGATTTTTCAATAACGGTGCAAAGGCaaatcagtggagaaaggatctcttcaacaaatagtgctggaaaaattagatatccatatgcaaaaaaaaaaaatgaactttgctCCATACctcacagcatacacaaaaattaactcagaatggattataGATCTAAATAGGAaatctaaaactgtaaaacttctagaaaaaaatgcaTCAGATTAAACATTTATGACTTGGGTTTGGCAAATATTTCTTTGCTATAATACCAAAAGTATGATCCACTTAAAAGAGAAATTGATATACTGAACTTTATCAAAATGAAGACAGTCTTCAAAACTCTTCAAAAACATtgttaagcaaatgaaaagacaagccatagaaactatttgcagatcatatatctgataaagaatttaTATCCAGAATAAAGGACTcccaaaactcaataataaagcaAACTCCCCAATATGACAATGAGCCAGACTTGAAAACACACCTCACAAAGATATCCAGATGGatgataagcatatgaaaagatgctgaatgcCATTAGTCATTAGTGAAGTGCAATcggaaaccacaatgagatactactgcaCACATActagaatgaataaaattaaaaagactgaccttACATAGCATTGGCAAGGAAGTAGAGCAATAAGAATTCATAGACACTGTGAGGAATTTACAGTAATACACTTATTTTAGAAAACTGTtaagcagtttctttaaaaaggtaaacaccttaccgaaaaaaaaaaaaaaaaaaggtaaacacctatctaccatatgacccagacaTTCCTCTTCTAGgtgctttagaaaataaaagcatgtgTCCATACGAAGAATTGTAaccaaatattcattgcagttttatttatagtagccaagatTGTAAATAACCCAAAGATCCATCAGCAAGTAAACGGATAAACAAATTAGGGTTTAAACAAGTAGGGTCTAAACACTACTCACAATGAACTACTCAGCAATAACTCAGCACTAAACACtactcagcaaaaaaataataaactattaatacacacaacatggatgaatctcaaaataattatgctgaatgaaagaagtcagacaaaatagaatagaTACTGCATGAATCCATTCATACAAGTATCTCGAAAATGCAAAGCAATATACGGTGATAGAAAGCAGATCAATGGTTCCAGGggaagagatggggagggagggattacaAAAGGGCAGGAGAAAACTTTTGTGGGTGATGGGTGTGTTCATtgtcttgactgtggtgatggtttcttGGAGAAACACTTAGGTCAAATGtattaaattgtatactttaaaagtgttaaaaattattttgccaaGTATACCCCaaaactattttaagaaaaagcaaTTCAGTCCTGACCCACCTCAATGCCTCACTGGAGTGAGATGATAGCCCCTCATTCTGTCTGCCTaacaggaaggggcaggggaatTTCTCTCATGGAAGATAACATACGTAGCATCAATGGATTTTTCACTCACAATGTCTGCCAAGTAATAAGAAATTTCTAGACATGAAAAGTGTCAAGACTGCATGACTGATAATATGAGAATAAGAAACATTAGACAACAGATGCAAACCCACAGATGATgtgaagagttaaaaataaagactatacaATAATTACctttaatatattaaagaaaatagaggaaattaTGGGAAAATAGATGACAGTATAAAGATGTTCACCAGAGAAATACACTGGcatctatttttaagaaaaatcaaactGATACTCTAGAACTGAAGCTTTCAGTTCTGGAAAACATGGTGAATTGAGCTGATTTGGATCTCTTTTAAGTAAAACTTTTAGTAATGCTGGATAAAATACAACAACAACTAAAATAATATAGGGCTAGCTATGAAGGAGAGAGAAGTTCCCAGGTAACATATAAAGAGGACACTTAAAGCCAGAATGGCAAGTTTGTAAGCTGATGCCACAACACTCTGGAGGGAAGGGGTTTTAATCTGCAGTGAATAGGGCTATAATGtctatttagaaaaaatagaGTTCATACCAGATGTAGAGACTTCCTTTATAGAAACCTCCCTCATAAAAGTTATTGGATGAGCTGCCCCTTCATTGAAAGGGAGACTGAatgaactacacacacacacacacacacacacacacacaggaaagggATGAAGAAACTGGTGCTTCCAGGGTCTCTAGGAAAAAAGTCTCCCATAAAAAATCTAAACTCCAAGCCCACGTTTCATGTGGATATGGAATCCAAATGTATACTCTATTTATGATTCAGGAATTCCCAAGCAAAAAACATAACCATTCCAGATTGATCAAATTACTTGGGTCCTTAGGATAAGCAATACAAAATTGTTCTCTAGGGAAACTTTTATAAAGCAGAATGTATGGGACAATCATAGGAAAAAATAATGCTTGCTGGAGAGCTCACACTACAGTACAcatgcatacatgcacacacacacacacacacacacacacacacacaagacaaaaACTAGAAGTAAATAACTGGCCATGAGGGAGAAGTAGCTTACCCCAACAACCAGGATGATTAGTATTCTGGAGCCTAAAATTATGAAACAATCTAAAAGAGAGcataaaagaaatatgaatgagtcattaaaaaaataaaataaatcatagaaaacatgaaaaatcagGACATCATAAAAaaagatcaattttttaaaagaactaaacagaacttctgtaaatgaaatatatataacatctgatatataaaatgcaatggttattgcagaatattgagtggagttccctgtactacacagtaggtccttgtggcttatctattatatatctagtagtgtgcatatgttaatcccaaactcctaatttatccctctccccacctttcccctttggtaaccataagtttgttttctatgtctgtgagtctgttttgtaaatttgtaaagttcttttttatcattttttttagattcaacatacaagcgatatcatatgatatttgtcattctctgtctgacttacttcacttagtacgataatctctaggtccatctatgttgctacaaatggcattatttcattcttttttatggcagagtactattccattgtatatatgtaccacgtcttctttacccattcctctgttgatggatatttaggttgcttccatgtcttggctactgtaaatagtgctgcagtgaacattggggtgcatgtatattttcaaattattttttttctggatatatgcccaggagttggattgctggatcatatggtagttctatttttagttttttaaggaacatccatactgttctccatagtggctgcaccaatttacattcccaccaacagtgtaggagagttcctttttcaccacaccctctccagaattattgtttgtagactttttaatgatggccattctgacgggtgtgaggtgatacctcattgtagctttgatttgcatttctctaataattagtgttgttgagcatcttttcatgtgctttttggccatctgtatatttctttagagaaatgtctatttaggtcttctgccaatttttgattgggtcatttgtttttttgatattgagctgcatgagctgtttgtgtattttgtaataacctatatggggaaagaatctgaaaaagaatggatatatgtatatgcataactgaatcactttgctgtattcctgaaaccaacacaacactgtaaatcaactatactccaatataaaataaaaattaaattaaaaaataaataaaatacactaataataaaacaattcacAGGGTGGGTTAAACAACATTTTAACTTGCAATATCTAGTAAGTTCATTAAAATTCAAGGGTAATCtctaaaataattgtttaaaaagagaataaaaataaaggggcCAAAATAAAGCCTTCAGAGTAGGCCAGTCACTAttctaaaagttctttatatatttcatcaCTTAAGGCTCACAAGCTTTGAGGTGGATAGTATCCCTTTTTATATATGAAGGAAGTGAATCTCAGAGAGATTAGGTATCCTGGTGAAGACTGCACAGTTAGCAAGTGATGGAACCAAGCCCAGACAGGCTATCTCTAGaccccatgctcttaaccacagcTGCAAGGTataaagcaggaaaggagaaaagcaaagtaaatagaaatcacaaaataaaatgctagaaataaaacaTCATTGGCAATCACAGTATATTTAGATGAAATAAACtcacaaattaaaatttataaatttcatttgttaatctgaaacaaagcaaaatttaaacttaaaacagattgaaagtttaaaagaataacaGAGAGAGGTCAAAAGTTAGAGATAGAACAAAAGATATACCAGAGGAATATTAACCAACAGAACGGGAATCATTCAAGCCTTCCCCACATTCACTATTTACTTGACACCCAGCTTGATTGGCCATTTACTGGTTCTGTGCCCGAGCAAATACTGAATTTCCCAGAGCCTTAGTTCTCTGACCTGTAAATACAAGAAACAGTCTCTCCCTCCATCCAGCCAATTTTTATTGACCACtgactgtgttccaggcactggtcAAGCCACTTGGGACctatcagtgaacaaaataaagatcCCTGTCCTTGCAGAATTTATATTCTAGTAGAAGgagcagaaaataaacaacagacaGAATAGTCACGTGAACTGTAGAGTATGACAGGTGATAAGCGCTGTAGAGAAAGAGCAATAGAATATGGTCTGGGAAATGGGGGTGCCGGGGCAGAGGTAAGGGAAATGCAGTCCCCAGTTTACAGTGAGATGGCCAGAGTTGGCCTCATTAAGAACATCGAGAAGGGGGTATTTGTTGCtagggcttctgtaacaaagaaccacaaactgggtgccttaaacaacagaaatttattgtctcacagttctggaggctgcaatctgcgatcaaggtgtcagcagtgttggttccttctgaggactgGAAtcgacacggggagggagaatctgttccaggttctctctccttggcttgtagatggccatcttctctctaCATCTTCCCATCCATCATCTCCCTTCTATGCATGtctctgtgtccacatttcccctttttataaggatacaagtcctattggattagggcccaccctaatgaactCATCTTAACCAGTTACATCTGCAACAATCCTATTTCccaataagatcacattctgaagtattgggggttgggacttcagcatatgaatttggcgGTGGGGGAGACACGATCTGACCCACAACAAAAGGCATTTGAGGAAAGACTTGAAATAAGTGAGGGAGGAGCCATGTGAATATCTAGGGCAAGAGTGTTCCAGACAGAGAGACCGGCCAGGGCAAGAGCCCTATGGGTACATGTCTGCTGTCTTCACGGGACAGCAGGGAGGCCATtgtgtctggagcagagtgagccggggtggggggacaggagaTGAGATCAgccgagggggtggggggaggaaagctTTGAGGTTATTGCAAGGACTCCAGCTTCTTCACTGAGTGAAATGAGAAGCCATTGcaggattttgagcagagaaatATCCTGACTTAACTCCTATTTAAAAGGATTCTTTAAGCCTCTGTGTTGAGAGTTCTCACTGTAAGTTTACAAAAAATTAACTTAACACAGAGGCCACTTAGTGCCCAATAAATGTCACCTGTTATTGTTTATAAGGGTGCTGGTGGTGTCCTACCCAGATTTTACTATCCAGTGTGTTATTCCCAGCTGCTGGGGATGCTGGCCTACTAGTGCCTCCTTCTCTAGACAATTGCCCTTTGGTCAAAGTAGAAGTTGCCTTACCCTGACTGGCTTGGTTTACCAAAGGTCATGCCCCTGCCTCAAGAAAGAATGACTCTGTGATGCAATTTACGCCTCTTGTCTGATGGAATGAGCACATGTGACATATTGAGGAGACTCACAATGTTCTTGAGAATGTTATaccagcagaaacactgccaacTTGGGGACAGAGACAGAACAAGAGGAAAGAAGGCTGGCAGACTCCCCCAAATTTTACATTCAGGGAACAGGTTGATAAACTACTCAGTTACAAATACATTCTACCcttcaagaaaaaggaaggacAATTTCAAGGGTAGAGCTGCAGGCCCAGAGGGCAGCCATGTGCCACAGAAGATTATTTACGGGCCTTGCAACCTAATGGAATTAGCACGGTTGAATTCTGAAATTGCTTGGAACTGGtgactcctttctcctttccagtTTCTCCCTTTTTGGACAGGAATGTCTAGAACTGGTAACCTATGCTTGTCCCACCATTGCATTTTATGAACAGATAACTTGTTTCTAGTTTTACTGGTCCACAGATGGAGAATTTTTCCCCAGGATGGATCATACAAAGGGTCTCACCCATACCTGACTTAGATGAATAAGGTGATGTCATTTGGGACTTCTGAGCTGATACTATTTTGACTATATATTGGACTTTGATTTCATGGTGTAATATTTGAGACTTTGAAGGATGTTGGGATAAGATGgatgtattttgcatgtgggatGGACATGAATCTTTGGGGCCAAAGAGAAGAATGTGGTAGGATAATTCAcgtccccccccaaaaaaatgtcCTTTCCTAATCCCTAAAACCTGTGCATATGTTACCTtgtatggcaaaagggactttgcaggtgtgattaagttaaggatcttgagatgggagattacTGTAGATAATCCAATGTTATCACAAATGTCCTTATAGGAGAGAAGCAGGATGGTCAGAGACAGAGATGTAAAGTGGAAGCAGAGGTGACAGTGATACAGGGCCTTGAGCCAAGGAGTGTGagcagcctctggaagctgaaaaaggcaagaaaatggatcTTTCCCTAGAGCCTCTGTATGGAACAcagccctgatgacaccttgattttagcccactgacactgatcttagacttctgcactctagaactgtaagagaataaatgtaggttgctttaagccactgagtttgtggtcctttgttacaacagcaacaGGAAATGATTCAGGAACCAATGAACATGTTGCATGTGTTGCCTGCTGTGTGGTCATAAAGTTCTTTGTatctgacccaggagtcttgtgtcttctgccagcttCCACAGAACTGTGTCATGCTAACTTGCTAGCTTTCGAAAGGGGTCAAATCTTAGACCTTTCATAGTTCTTGACATTTAATTAACAAAAATGATGGTATCATCATGggtatttttctatcttttgaaTATCCTTCAGTCTTCTAATAAAtctatttctaaataagataCCACTTAAATAGTTTTGAATCTTAATAATAAATAACCCATGGTTTAAATTGTTACTTaagttattaataatatttgcattagtaaaagttattaaaatcaacattttaatgaatgaaaatagcAAGTTTAATGAAAATAGCAAGTTTCTTTTTGCAAGACTGTGTGTTAACTACAAGAAATGTTCCATGCTTTGTCCTACTGTTTAGTGTTAGATtcttaaagaataatattttcctCAAAAGACATTATGGGAAAGGGGTTTCTTTTGGTGGAATAATTCCTAAATGAAATCTGGTGCATGACTCAGACCACTGGGATCCTAGAGATGATAGAAATTGAGACACTATAAACAtggaatcatttttaaatgaaattggaTGTGAAAGCAAAGAAGCTGAGAAAATTCTGGTGCAGtatatggatttatttttcaGCTTAAGCAAGACAGGTGGTAAACAAATCCATAATGAAAATGCCACCCAGAGATTAGCAGCTGGCCATGCATGCAGCGTGACTGTGCAAAACCAAGTCGTTTCCAAAACAGTGTGCAGGTTTGATTCCTTCACGAAATTAACTCTGGGTTGCCCCAGGCCACCTTGAATATCTGTTGATGGGGTATTTATAACCCATTCACCATTCCAGCTCAAAGCCCACACACTAGCCACATGACCATCACTGCCACATCTGCCAGGTAAACAGACAGCCTAGCAAATAGCACTCTTCTTGTTCACTAGCCAATGGCACAGTAGTGTGACCAGACACAGTTACACcaacacagagacacaggggGCACCTCCCCTCACCCAGCTGACAACCTTCCATACATTTCTGGGGACAGGATTGTCCTACAATGTACCATGCATTGGTACTCATcccaggagaggaggggcagggctgtcTCCAGGTTTGAGCGTGGGTGGCTGTAGGGTCTCAGAACTGCTGTTTCAGCACAAGCAATAGAAATGCTAGCCACAGTGACCACGAGAAACGAGACTCCTGACGTCCCGGTAGATGCTCAGGCCCCTGACAAAAGCTGGGCTCAGTTAAGGGTTGAGTGGGAGTTGCAGACCTGGGGGATGCTACAACAAGAGCTAAGAGGCAGCGCCCTGGTTTCTACTGCTTTGGGTATATCCAGCCTCATCCGAATACAAAACAATAAATTCACAAAATATTAGAACTGGAATGGATCATCTACCACAGACCTTACAGTTAAAAAGGTGGCAGCCCAGAGAGGCAAAGCAACTTGCTGAAGGTAGAGCATGGTAGTGGCAGGTAGGAATGCAATATGCCAAACCCCATTCAAGAACACTGACACTGAATACGTGGCCAAGTTTTTCAATGACAAGGAGGATGAGACAGTGTAAATACTCGGTTCCTCAAAAAGCCCCAAATATGTTTAAAGGTGTAAACACTCAGCTTAATCAACATTCTTCCGAGGgggctctcttctctctctgtctttctgtctctctgtctctctctctgtatctcatacacaaacacacataatcTTGGTGAATGAAGATTTCTTGCTATACAAAGACAGACCCAACATCTTCAGGAAGACACTTTACAAAACATGCCTCTCAATCCAAGTCTTTGTGTGAGGTCTGGGCAACTGGCTTATTTTCTAGAACAATAGGCGGTTCTGAAATAAGGAGATCATCTTCCCCAAAGGAGGAGTTCTGGTCCGTGTGGACGAAGTTGGGGATGTCAAATTTCATGAGCCTGTTCAGCTCCTCCTCTGGCTGCCCACTGCGTCTGATGGCTTCCTGAAGTTGAACTTCACTGTCGAGGGCTGTGGTCTGGAGACCACCTTTGGCCTTGTCCAAGTGGTCCATTTCATTGATGTAGCAGTGAAAGAGGGACCTGGATTCCTCATTGCCCTGTCGAGAAAAGACCTTATCTGGTTCCATTGGCCTTCCAAAGTCTGACACAAAGCTGTTCATTCTGAATCTCTTCTCCGAAGACTCTGCATTGCtgtaaagcaaagcaaaataaaagactGCTTACACTCCAGCTTAGTTATCTGCAGAATCATGGTTTTCGGCATCTATGGAATGCAAGTCCCTGCACACAGCATGCAGACAAACATCAGAACTGAGAGACGTCACTTCTGAACATGCACAAATAAACCCAAGGCAAAAGTCACAAGGTGAGGGCCCTTGGACCATCCTGAAAAGAGACCTTTTGCTGAGGGATCCTTGATATTCTTCATCACACACCAGTGTTTCTCAGCGGGACCCTTGGATCGTCTGCATCAGAATTACTTGAAGTGCTTCTTAAAATGCAGAATTCTGGGTTACAGTCCCTCAGGATCTCCGGAGGTGGGGACGGGTAGTCTGTAGTTTCATAGAATCCCCAAGGATCACTACTCGTGGTCAGGTTTAGAACCACTGGCCGACATCAGGCCAGACTGAACAACAATACTGTCTCACAGGGGTGAGTTTCATGTTTGTCAAAGCACTGTCATATCCATTTATCTCACCCCATTCTCAAAACTGAcccatgctgggcttccctggtggcgcagtggttgagagtccgcctgccgatgcaggggacgcgggttcatgccccggtccgggaagatcccacatgccacggagcggctgggcccgtgagccatggccgctgagcctgcgtgtccagagcctgttgctccgcaatgggagaggccacaacagtgagaggcccacgtaccgagaaaaaaaaaaaaaaaaaaaaaaaactgacccaTGCTGTCACTTAGGCCAAgaattattatacccatttcacaAAGGCATAAGCTAAGGTAAGGAGGGGTCAGATTTCCTGCTTGATTGACACAATCAATTATAAGAGTGCAAAAATACTCCAGTTCCTGATTCCTTGTTTCATTTAGTGTGGAACAAATTAGCAATTCAATGGTAATAAAtcggtgaatggatgaataaaataacTCTCAATGAGTCCCATGAGTGCCTGACAGAAAGAGCAGGGGCAAACTGAATAACCTGATAGCCCACCTACTTTAATCACCATTCTTT
The sequence above is drawn from the Delphinus delphis chromosome 14, mDelDel1.2, whole genome shotgun sequence genome and encodes:
- the MRAP2 gene encoding melanocortin-2 receptor accessory protein 2: MSAQRLVSNGTSHQSASNSDYTWEYEYYEIGPVSFEGLKAHKYSIVIGFWIGLAVFVIFMFFVLTLLTKTGAPHQDNAESSEKRFRMNSFVSDFGRPMEPDKVFSRQGNEESRSLFHCYINEMDHLDKAKGGLQTTALDSEVQLQEAIRRSGQPEEELNRLMKFDIPNFVHTDQNSSFGEDDLLISEPPIVLENKPVAQTSHKDLD